The Aquisalimonas asiatica genome has a window encoding:
- a CDS encoding sulfotransferase family 2 domain-containing protein, whose amino-acid sequence MSIAPSIRKSLVLVKDRWLRRLPPYGDLDPKFPATWVDGRTCASKYWGFCYVRIPKCANSTVLRTLIEHDERMLKPLGEYDSLKAKSEAYSRLSSLSLRRAVLLRRINYFSVVRDPMSRLVSAYREKILEGKAQKYRVASFYGIQADENICFERFLAYLEAGGLYEDPHWLPQSEFLTGVMKENLMLGKVESLEDDLRYIVHVLFGESPWRGVKSWIPHKGNEKKFSVGDLSVNQKSRVRAMYERDYELLESAYFV is encoded by the coding sequence ATGTCTATCGCACCTTCAATAAGGAAGAGTCTCGTGCTCGTGAAAGATCGTTGGCTTCGACGGCTACCGCCTTATGGAGACCTGGATCCGAAGTTTCCAGCAACCTGGGTTGATGGGCGCACATGCGCGTCCAAATATTGGGGGTTCTGCTACGTACGCATTCCAAAATGCGCGAACTCAACAGTATTAAGGACTTTGATCGAGCATGACGAGCGAATGCTCAAACCTCTTGGTGAGTATGATTCTCTGAAAGCAAAATCAGAAGCTTATTCTCGCCTTTCGAGTCTTAGCCTGAGGCGTGCCGTTCTTTTGCGTAGAATAAACTACTTCTCAGTAGTGCGGGATCCTATGTCGCGGCTAGTCTCTGCGTATAGGGAGAAGATACTGGAAGGAAAAGCACAAAAATACAGAGTAGCCTCATTCTATGGGATTCAGGCTGACGAAAATATATGTTTTGAAAGGTTTCTAGCCTATTTGGAAGCCGGAGGTCTGTATGAGGATCCTCACTGGTTGCCCCAGTCCGAATTCTTGACCGGGGTTATGAAAGAAAACTTGATGCTGGGAAAAGTCGAGAGTTTAGAGGATGACCTCCGCTACATAGTTCATGTGTTGTTCGGTGAGTCACCTTGGCGAGGGGTAAAGAGCTGGATCCCTCATAAGGGAAACGAAAAAAAGTTCTCCGTTGGCGATCTAAGCGTCAATCAAAAAAGTCGAGTTCGTGCAATGTACGAGAGAGATTATGAACTTCTAGAGAGTGCTTATTTTGTATAG
- a CDS encoding glycosyltransferase family 2 protein, with the protein MPKVSVFSVFHNREDCIDRCVDSLLSQTSRDMEVVLIDDGSDDETGQRLEEYQGESVRVITHANKGFVRALTDAIVRSDSEYIAIHGSGDIAKKTKIKKQSEFLDHNPSVGLVGCRRLVKFYGNKRNNYAIGQEFKKKFERGIISINPFSHGEVMYRRSVYEKAGGYREFFRYAQDRDLWCRMSHIAEFAVLGDILYERVTGRPGSVSGDIEKLMQQRFLSEFAVYCHCQRLEGKPDPLDSIGAQSALMRPRSKRLAQDLARLSVRRWIEGDPHGAAQLVAAGLSERVCLHTLFASFSLTRFSSILMPPLSAYLSTRRRYREEGGSD; encoded by the coding sequence ATGCCAAAAGTTTCCGTATTCTCAGTTTTTCATAACAGAGAAGATTGTATTGACCGCTGTGTTGACAGCTTGTTGAGCCAAACGAGCCGTGACATGGAAGTAGTCCTGATTGACGATGGCTCCGATGATGAAACTGGTCAACGTTTGGAAGAATATCAAGGAGAAAGCGTCCGGGTTATAACGCATGCTAACAAGGGGTTTGTGCGAGCGCTGACGGATGCGATCGTAAGATCTGATTCTGAGTATATCGCGATCCATGGATCAGGAGATATTGCAAAAAAGACGAAAATTAAGAAGCAGAGTGAGTTCCTTGATCATAATCCCTCTGTAGGCTTGGTCGGTTGTCGAAGATTGGTAAAGTTCTACGGTAATAAAAGGAATAACTATGCAATTGGTCAAGAGTTCAAAAAGAAATTTGAGAGAGGTATTATTTCTATAAACCCTTTCTCTCATGGTGAAGTAATGTATCGGCGCTCTGTTTACGAAAAGGCTGGTGGTTATCGTGAATTTTTTCGATACGCCCAAGACAGAGATTTATGGTGCCGCATGAGCCATATTGCCGAATTTGCCGTTTTGGGTGATATATTATACGAGCGCGTCACCGGGCGGCCCGGAAGCGTTAGTGGCGACATAGAAAAGCTTATGCAACAAAGGTTCTTGTCGGAGTTCGCGGTGTATTGTCATTGCCAGAGGCTTGAAGGAAAACCTGACCCTCTGGATAGTATTGGAGCTCAATCTGCATTGATGCGGCCCCGTTCAAAGCGGTTAGCACAAGATCTCGCACGACTGAGTGTAAGGCGTTGGATTGAGGGAGATCCTCACGGGGCGGCGCAATTGGTCGCAGCGGGTTTATCGGAAAGAGTATGTCTGCACACATTATTTGCTAGCTTTTCGTTAACCCGCTTTTCGTCTATTTTAATGCCGCCTCTTTCTGCATATCTTTCTACAAGGAGAAGGTATAGGGAAGAGGGTGGCTCCGATTAG
- a CDS encoding glycosyltransferase — MPKVLFVHDHVFLLGTEGNVYSSGCFPRSVWSRYLAAFPSLTVLGRVGTDALTPDDQERFPLSSAEGVTFVFSESASKFTSLLYLNNAARVTVREQVARHDAVIARLSSELGLLAVREAILQGKPWAVELVDCPWDSYWNYGGVKAKVYAPLMAARVRRVMKRSTHALYVTKEFLQRRYPCGPGATAVSCSNVEIPQLDTRVLRAREGDAGGARERLVLGQIASLKGRFKGIQTVMEALSTLRMEFPTVEYHILGGGEREPWVEEARRWGVEDLCYFDGVLPSGDAVYQWLDSVDVYVHPSFKEGLPRALIEAMSRGCPAVASNVAGTPELLPESSMVRPGDADGLAQKIRNLACDRQRRVAEGRRNFFTAGEYTSDKLSRKRTKFWEDFRSVVVSSVAQGG, encoded by the coding sequence ATGCCCAAAGTGCTTTTTGTACACGATCACGTATTTTTACTAGGGACGGAAGGGAATGTTTACTCATCCGGCTGCTTTCCACGCTCTGTTTGGTCTCGCTACCTGGCAGCATTTCCCTCGCTTACGGTACTTGGCCGCGTTGGAACTGATGCGCTCACCCCCGACGACCAAGAGCGATTCCCCTTATCCTCAGCCGAGGGCGTTACATTTGTGTTTTCGGAAAGCGCGTCAAAGTTTACGTCACTGCTTTATCTCAACAACGCTGCGAGGGTGACGGTAAGGGAACAGGTGGCACGCCATGATGCGGTCATCGCGAGACTCTCCAGCGAGCTTGGGCTGTTGGCAGTCAGGGAAGCCATTCTTCAAGGGAAGCCTTGGGCGGTGGAGCTTGTTGACTGCCCTTGGGACTCGTACTGGAACTACGGCGGGGTGAAGGCGAAGGTCTACGCGCCTTTGATGGCGGCGCGCGTGCGGCGCGTAATGAAGCGAAGCACACATGCTCTATATGTTACGAAAGAGTTCCTCCAGCGACGTTACCCCTGTGGCCCCGGCGCTACGGCGGTATCGTGTTCGAATGTCGAGATCCCACAGCTCGATACTAGGGTTCTCAGGGCCCGCGAAGGAGATGCCGGCGGGGCGCGTGAAAGGCTTGTCCTGGGGCAGATCGCCAGTCTGAAAGGCCGCTTTAAGGGGATCCAGACGGTTATGGAGGCGCTTAGCACCTTGCGGATGGAGTTTCCCACTGTGGAGTACCACATCTTGGGAGGTGGCGAGAGAGAGCCGTGGGTGGAAGAAGCGCGGCGTTGGGGCGTGGAAGACTTATGCTATTTCGACGGAGTTCTCCCGTCCGGGGATGCAGTGTACCAATGGCTTGATTCAGTCGATGTGTATGTCCATCCCAGCTTCAAGGAGGGGTTACCCCGCGCATTGATTGAAGCCATGAGCAGAGGGTGCCCGGCTGTTGCTTCGAATGTGGCGGGCACCCCGGAGCTATTGCCGGAAAGCTCGATGGTTCGTCCGGGGGACGCAGACGGCCTAGCTCAGAAAATTCGGAATTTGGCCTGTGACCGACAGCGTCGGGTTGCCGAAGGCCGCCGTAATTTTTTTACTGCTGGCGAGTATACGAGTGACAAACTCTCGCGGAAGAGAACGAAGTTTTGGGAAGATTTTCGGAGTGTGGTGGTGTCTAGTGTGGCCCAAGGAGGGTAG